In the Streptomyces formicae genome, one interval contains:
- a CDS encoding Ppx/GppA phosphatase family protein — protein MRLGVLDVGSNTVHLLVVDAHPGARPLPAHSHKADLRLAQLLDPAGAIGPDGVDRLVATVRDAVEAAEDKGVEEVLPFATSAVREASNADEVLARVRDETGVDLKVLSGEEEAKLTFLAVRRWFGWSAGKLLVLDIGGGSLEIAYGIDEEPDAAVSLPLGAGRLTAAWLRQDPPDPSDVRALRRHARAQIARTVGEFTRFGNPDHVVATSKTFKQLARLAGAARSAEGLYVQRELKRKSLEDWVPQLAAMTEQERAVLPGVSEGRAGQLLAGALVAEGAMDLFGVETLEICPWALREGVILRRLDHLPAS, from the coding sequence ATGAGACTCGGTGTCCTCGACGTGGGGTCGAACACGGTGCATCTGCTCGTGGTCGACGCCCACCCCGGCGCGCGCCCGCTGCCCGCCCACTCGCACAAGGCCGACCTGCGCCTCGCCCAACTCCTCGACCCGGCGGGCGCGATCGGCCCCGACGGCGTCGACCGGCTCGTCGCCACCGTGCGCGACGCGGTGGAGGCCGCCGAGGACAAGGGCGTGGAGGAAGTCCTTCCGTTCGCCACCTCCGCGGTGCGCGAGGCCAGCAACGCGGACGAGGTGCTCGCCAGGGTCAGGGACGAGACCGGCGTCGACCTGAAGGTCCTGTCCGGCGAGGAGGAGGCCAAGCTGACCTTCCTGGCCGTCCGGCGCTGGTTCGGCTGGTCCGCGGGCAAGCTGCTCGTCCTCGACATCGGCGGCGGCTCCCTGGAGATCGCGTACGGCATCGACGAGGAGCCCGACGCCGCGGTCAGCCTGCCGCTCGGCGCGGGCCGCCTCACCGCGGCCTGGTTGCGGCAGGACCCGCCCGACCCCTCCGACGTGCGGGCGCTGAGGCGGCACGCGCGCGCCCAGATCGCGCGCACCGTGGGGGAGTTCACCCGGTTCGGCAACCCCGACCACGTGGTGGCCACGTCGAAGACGTTCAAGCAGCTCGCCCGGCTCGCCGGGGCGGCCCGCTCGGCGGAGGGCCTCTACGTACAGCGGGAGCTGAAGCGGAAGTCCCTGGAGGACTGGGTGCCGCAGCTCGCCGCGATGACCGAGCAGGAGCGGGCGGTGCTGCCCGGCGTCTCCGAGGGCCGGGCCGGGCAGCTGCTCGCCGGGGCGCTCGTCGCGGAGGGCGCCATGGACCTCTTCGGCGTGGAGACCCTGGAGATCTGCCCGTGGGCGCTGCGCGAGGGCGTGATCCTGCGCAGGCTGGACCACCTTCCGGCCTCGTGA
- a CDS encoding sugar phosphate isomerase/epimerase family protein translates to MAEPVVRIPDAKVALSTASVYPESTATAFEIAARLGYDGVEVMVWTDPVSQDIEALRRLSDYHRIPILAVHAPCLLITQRVWSTDPWVKLQRAKAAAEKLDASTVVVHPPFRWQRQYARDFVEGIWRMADETDVRFAVENMYPWRYRDREMLAYAPDWDVTKDDYRHFTVDLSHTATARTDAMDMIDRMGDRLGHVHLADGKGSAKDEHLVPGRGTQPCAELLERLATTNFDGHVVIEVNTRRAMSSAEREADLAEALAFTRLHLASAVRVPRS, encoded by the coding sequence GTGGCAGAACCAGTGGTGCGCATCCCGGATGCGAAGGTCGCCCTGTCGACGGCCTCGGTCTATCCGGAGTCGACGGCGACGGCCTTCGAGATAGCGGCACGCCTGGGCTACGACGGCGTCGAGGTCATGGTCTGGACCGACCCGGTCAGCCAGGACATCGAGGCGCTGCGCCGCCTGAGCGACTACCACCGCATCCCGATCCTGGCCGTCCACGCGCCGTGTCTGCTGATCACCCAGCGCGTGTGGTCCACGGACCCCTGGGTGAAGCTCCAGCGCGCGAAGGCCGCCGCCGAGAAGCTCGACGCGTCGACGGTGGTCGTCCACCCGCCCTTCCGCTGGCAGCGGCAGTACGCGCGCGACTTCGTCGAGGGCATCTGGCGGATGGCGGACGAGACCGACGTGCGCTTCGCCGTCGAGAACATGTACCCGTGGCGCTACCGCGACCGCGAGATGCTCGCGTACGCCCCGGACTGGGACGTCACCAAGGACGACTACCGGCACTTCACCGTCGACCTCTCGCACACCGCGACGGCCCGCACGGACGCGATGGACATGATCGACCGCATGGGCGACCGGCTCGGCCACGTCCACCTCGCCGACGGCAAGGGCTCCGCCAAGGACGAGCACCTGGTGCCGGGGCGCGGCACGCAGCCGTGCGCCGAGCTCCTGGAGCGCCTGGCCACGACCAACTTCGACGGGCACGTCGTCATCGAGGTCAACACGCGGCGCGCGATGTCCAGCGCCGAACGCGAGGCCGATCTCGCCGAGGCGCTCGCCTTCACCAGGCTGCACCTGGCATCGGCGGTGCGGGTGCCCCGCTCGTGA
- a CDS encoding TetR/AcrR family transcriptional regulator, with protein sequence MSATRGRGRPSRTQSEAGPATRDRILEAARGEFSAHGYEKTSVRAIAKAAGVDPALVHHYFGTKEQVFEAAVTATFAPALEAPAAIEEGPLDDVGERLTRFVFGIWENPATRAPLLAVVRSAVNNDTAAAVFRRLVATQLLSRVARRLDLPDAELRAELAAAQLVGIAMLRYVIKVEPLASASVEQIVARVAPVVQGHLTGP encoded by the coding sequence GTGAGCGCCACCCGTGGCAGGGGGCGGCCCTCCCGTACGCAGTCCGAGGCCGGGCCCGCGACCCGCGACCGGATCCTGGAAGCGGCGCGCGGCGAATTCTCCGCGCACGGGTACGAGAAGACGTCCGTGCGCGCCATCGCCAAGGCCGCCGGGGTGGACCCGGCGCTCGTCCACCACTACTTCGGTACGAAGGAACAGGTCTTCGAGGCGGCCGTCACGGCCACCTTCGCACCCGCGCTCGAAGCGCCCGCCGCGATCGAGGAGGGCCCGCTCGACGACGTCGGCGAGCGGCTCACCCGCTTCGTCTTCGGCATCTGGGAGAACCCGGCGACGCGCGCCCCGCTGCTCGCCGTCGTGCGCTCCGCCGTGAACAACGACACCGCGGCCGCCGTCTTCCGGCGCCTGGTCGCCACCCAGCTCCTGAGCCGCGTCGCCCGCCGCCTCGACCTGCCGGACGCCGAGCTGCGGGCCGAGCTCGCGGCCGCGCAGCTGGTGGGCATCGCCATGCTGCGGTACGTGATCAAGGTCGAGCCGCTGGCCTCGGCGAGCGTGGAGCAGATCGTGGCGCGGGTGGCTCCGGTGGTGCAGGGGCATCTGACCGGGCCCTAG
- the ilvD gene encoding dihydroxy-acid dehydratase produces MPELRSRTVTHGRNMAGARALMRASGVPGADIGRKPIIAVANSFTEFVPGHTHLQPVGRIVSDAIREAGGIPREFNTIAVDDGIAMGHGGMLYSLPSRDLIADSVEYMVEAHCADALICISNCDKITPGMLMAALRLNIPTVFVSGGPMEAGKATLVDGTVRKLDLVNAISDAVDENVSDEDILRIEENACPTCGSCSGMFTANSMNCLTEAIGLSLPGNGSVLATHTARKELYERAGQTVVDITKRYYDGDDASVLPRSIATHAAFENAMALDIAMGGSTNTILHLLAAAREAEVDYDLTDIDAVSRRVPCLAKVAPNAAPTTTYYMEDVHRAGGIPALLGELYRGGLLNEDVHTVHSPSIKEWLDAWDIRSGATSAEAVELWHAAPGCQRSAEAFSQSERWDTLDTDAANGCIRDVAHAYSKDGGLGVLKGNIAVDGCVVKTAGVDESIWTFEGPAVVCDSQEEAVEKILNKVVKHGDVVVIRYEGPKGGPGMQEMLYPTSFLKGRGLGKTCALVTDGRFSGGTSGLSIGHASPEAASGGTIALVQDGDRIRIDIPQRSIELLVPEAELTARREALGGVYAPKPRERKVSAALRAYAAMATSADKGAVRDVSKLG; encoded by the coding sequence ATGCCCGAGCTGAGGTCCCGAACCGTCACCCACGGCCGCAACATGGCGGGCGCCCGCGCCCTGATGCGCGCCTCCGGTGTACCCGGCGCGGACATCGGACGGAAGCCCATCATCGCCGTCGCCAACTCCTTCACGGAGTTCGTGCCGGGCCACACCCACCTGCAGCCCGTCGGCCGCATCGTCTCCGACGCGATCCGCGAGGCCGGTGGCATCCCGCGCGAGTTCAACACCATCGCGGTGGACGACGGCATCGCGATGGGTCACGGCGGCATGCTGTACTCCCTGCCGTCCCGCGACCTGATCGCCGACTCGGTCGAGTACATGGTCGAGGCGCACTGCGCGGACGCCCTGATCTGCATCTCCAACTGCGACAAGATCACGCCCGGCATGCTGATGGCGGCGCTCCGCCTCAACATCCCGACGGTCTTCGTCTCCGGCGGTCCGATGGAGGCGGGCAAGGCGACCCTCGTCGACGGCACGGTCCGCAAGCTCGACCTGGTCAACGCGATCAGCGACGCGGTCGACGAGAACGTCTCGGACGAGGACATCCTCCGTATCGAGGAGAACGCCTGTCCGACCTGCGGCTCCTGTTCCGGCATGTTCACCGCCAACTCGATGAACTGCCTGACCGAGGCCATCGGCCTCTCCCTGCCGGGCAACGGCTCGGTCCTCGCCACGCACACCGCCCGCAAGGAGCTGTACGAGCGCGCGGGGCAGACGGTCGTCGACATCACCAAGCGCTACTACGACGGCGACGATGCCTCCGTCCTGCCGCGCAGCATCGCCACCCACGCCGCGTTCGAGAACGCCATGGCCCTCGACATCGCCATGGGCGGCTCCACCAACACGATCCTGCACCTGCTCGCCGCCGCCCGCGAGGCCGAGGTCGACTACGACCTGACCGACATCGACGCCGTCTCGCGCCGCGTCCCGTGCCTGGCCAAGGTCGCCCCGAACGCCGCGCCCACCACGACGTACTACATGGAGGACGTGCACCGCGCGGGCGGCATCCCCGCGCTGCTCGGCGAGCTGTACCGGGGCGGGCTGCTCAACGAGGACGTGCACACCGTCCACTCGCCCTCCATCAAGGAGTGGCTCGACGCCTGGGACATCCGCTCCGGCGCCACCTCCGCCGAGGCCGTCGAGCTGTGGCACGCGGCGCCCGGCTGTCAGCGCTCCGCCGAGGCGTTCTCGCAGTCCGAGCGCTGGGACACCCTCGACACGGACGCCGCGAACGGCTGCATCCGCGACGTCGCCCACGCCTACTCCAAGGACGGCGGCCTCGGCGTCCTCAAGGGCAACATCGCGGTGGACGGCTGCGTGGTGAAGACCGCGGGCGTCGACGAGTCGATCTGGACGTTCGAAGGTCCCGCGGTCGTCTGCGACTCGCAGGAAGAGGCCGTCGAGAAGATCCTCAACAAGGTCGTCAAGCACGGCGACGTGGTCGTCATCCGCTACGAGGGCCCCAAGGGCGGCCCCGGCATGCAGGAGATGCTCTACCCGACCTCCTTCCTCAAGGGCCGGGGCCTCGGCAAGACCTGCGCCCTGGTCACCGACGGCCGCTTCTCCGGCGGTACGTCGGGCCTCTCGATCGGCCACGCGTCGCCCGAGGCGGCGTCCGGCGGCACGATCGCGCTCGTCCAGGACGGCGACCGCATCCGCATCGACATCCCGCAGCGCTCGATCGAACTCCTCGTCCCCGAGGCGGAGCTGACCGCCCGCCGCGAGGCCCTGGGCGGTGTGTACGCGCCCAAGCCGCGCGAGCGCAAGGTCTCCGCGGCCCTGCGCGCGTACGCGGCGATGGCGACGAGCGCCGACAAGGGCGCGGTCAGGGACGTCTCGAAGCTGGGCTGA
- a CDS encoding SH3 domain-containing protein — protein sequence MSENVIAPEASAEAEAEAVAVAAGSYPVVADVNVRSGPGTSYGKVGRLRAGSRVTIQCQKAGETVTGPTGTSKIWDRIGSGRYVSDTYVRTGSNGYVAPRC from the coding sequence GTGAGCGAGAACGTCATAGCGCCAGAAGCAAGCGCCGAGGCCGAGGCCGAGGCCGTGGCCGTGGCCGCCGGCAGCTACCCGGTCGTCGCGGACGTCAACGTCCGCTCGGGACCCGGCACGTCGTACGGCAAGGTCGGCCGCCTGCGCGCGGGCAGCCGCGTCACCATCCAGTGCCAGAAGGCGGGCGAGACGGTCACGGGCCCGACCGGCACGTCGAAGATCTGGGACCGCATCGGCAGCGGCCGCTACGTCTCGGACACGTACGTCCGCACGGGGAGCAACGGGTACGTGGCGCCGCGCTGCTGA
- a CDS encoding protein kinase domain-containing protein, which produces MSLRGGDPEEIGGYPLEARLGSGGMGTVFLARTASGRPVAIKLIHQQFADDEEFRIRFRQEVAAARRVSGAFTAAVIDADPEAEHPWMATTFIEGDTLAQRIAKRGPIGGSELRTLAIGLTEALRDIHRAGVVHRDLKPSNVVLSPEGPRVIDFGISRAADQQTLTMTGRVIGTPPFMSPEQLQAPRGVGPRSDVFSLGTLLVYAATGQGPFDADSPYMTAYQVVHEAPSLGSVPGALRSVVEPCLAKDPEHRPSADELLVGLRDLPADLGGPAGAGGGCPTRETDTQHHLSATDDTPSPGPSRPPAAAAENPPHTSPPTGTLIGRHLRRRWRPVLAAAVAVAAIAGGATLLRTGSSDEPGDAGGRGGNVAATGSAALPHRFAPWKKTVLGGRADIPDELRCLTRGDAVFCGGGGVVAARLRASDGSRVWTEKSPGVPVQGMHLVGATDDTVLGYRIAAEGSGDPATEVVALDADKGKELWSVPSGAQSTAVTGRTQDAVVVDSKVMTVDASNTRLEARSARSGSVAWRQPFPAGTQCSPVPSGARLYLMCAPTAEVAASEIRHSTLHVVDLDSGTLGKAIALKGPAQPVGTSGDSLVLVHRDEQRLASLGYDGVMRVDKDSQHVTYSRLPKTYGGTPGLVGDTVLVSGQTGLVTAFDPATGHKRWARQSGVEGLSGPVGGNGDGALYFSSASGRVAALSARTGAPLWTTNPRADGMTGEMNASSRVTVAGRMVVVTADDNTVFAFDATKPPKSG; this is translated from the coding sequence GTGTCGCTCCGTGGAGGAGACCCTGAGGAGATCGGCGGCTATCCGCTGGAGGCCCGGCTCGGGTCGGGCGGCATGGGCACGGTCTTCCTCGCGCGTACGGCGTCGGGGCGGCCCGTCGCGATCAAGCTGATCCACCAGCAGTTCGCGGACGACGAGGAGTTCCGGATCCGCTTCCGGCAGGAGGTCGCGGCGGCCCGCCGGGTCAGCGGCGCCTTCACCGCCGCCGTGATCGACGCCGACCCCGAGGCCGAGCACCCGTGGATGGCCACCACCTTCATCGAGGGCGACACGCTCGCCCAGCGCATCGCGAAGCGCGGCCCGATCGGCGGCTCCGAGCTGCGCACGCTGGCCATAGGTCTGACCGAGGCGCTGCGGGACATCCACCGCGCCGGGGTCGTGCACCGCGACCTCAAGCCGTCCAACGTGGTGCTGTCCCCCGAGGGCCCGCGCGTCATCGACTTCGGCATCTCGCGCGCGGCGGACCAGCAGACGCTGACGATGACGGGGCGGGTGATAGGCACGCCGCCCTTCATGTCACCGGAGCAGTTGCAGGCCCCGCGCGGGGTCGGGCCGCGCTCCGACGTCTTCTCGCTGGGCACGCTGCTGGTGTACGCGGCGACGGGGCAGGGCCCCTTCGACGCGGACAGCCCCTATATGACGGCGTATCAAGTGGTGCACGAGGCCCCGTCGTTGGGCTCGGTGCCCGGCGCGCTGCGATCGGTGGTCGAGCCGTGCCTCGCCAAGGACCCCGAGCACCGCCCCTCGGCCGACGAACTCCTCGTGGGACTGCGGGACCTGCCCGCCGACCTCGGCGGTCCCGCCGGGGCCGGGGGCGGCTGCCCCACCCGCGAGACGGACACCCAGCACCACCTGTCGGCGACCGACGACACCCCGTCCCCCGGCCCTTCGCGGCCGCCCGCGGCCGCGGCCGAGAACCCCCCGCACACCAGCCCCCCGACCGGCACCCTCATCGGCCGTCACCTGCGCCGCCGCTGGCGCCCTGTGCTCGCCGCCGCGGTCGCCGTGGCCGCGATCGCGGGCGGGGCCACGCTCCTGCGCACCGGCTCGTCCGACGAGCCGGGCGACGCGGGCGGCCGGGGCGGCAACGTCGCGGCGACCGGCTCGGCCGCGCTGCCGCACCGGTTCGCGCCGTGGAAGAAGACGGTGCTCGGCGGCCGCGCCGACATCCCCGACGAGCTGCGCTGTCTGACCCGCGGCGACGCGGTGTTCTGCGGGGGCGGCGGCGTCGTCGCGGCCCGCCTGCGCGCCTCCGACGGCTCCCGCGTGTGGACCGAGAAGAGCCCGGGCGTGCCGGTCCAGGGCATGCACCTGGTGGGCGCCACCGACGACACGGTGCTCGGCTACCGCATCGCGGCCGAGGGCTCGGGTGATCCGGCCACCGAGGTGGTCGCCCTCGACGCGGACAAGGGCAAGGAGCTGTGGTCGGTGCCGTCGGGCGCCCAGTCCACGGCCGTGACCGGGCGTACGCAGGACGCCGTGGTCGTCGACTCGAAGGTCATGACGGTCGACGCGTCGAACACCCGTCTGGAGGCCAGGAGCGCGCGCAGCGGCTCGGTCGCCTGGCGGCAGCCGTTCCCCGCGGGCACGCAGTGCTCCCCCGTCCCCTCCGGCGCCCGCCTCTACCTGATGTGCGCGCCGACCGCCGAGGTGGCCGCGAGCGAAATCCGCCACTCCACGCTGCACGTCGTCGACCTCGACTCCGGGACGCTCGGCAAGGCCATCGCCCTCAAGGGCCCCGCCCAGCCCGTCGGCACCAGCGGCGACAGCCTCGTACTCGTGCACAGGGACGAGCAGCGCCTCGCGTCCCTCGGTTACGACGGGGTGATGCGGGTCGACAAGGACTCGCAGCACGTCACGTACTCCCGGCTGCCGAAGACGTACGGGGGCACGCCGGGACTGGTGGGCGACACCGTGCTCGTGAGCGGGCAGACCGGGCTCGTCACCGCCTTCGACCCGGCGACGGGCCACAAGAGGTGGGCCAGGCAGTCCGGCGTCGAGGGCCTTTCGGGGCCGGTGGGCGGCAACGGCGACGGGGCCCTCTACTTCAGCTCGGCCAGCGGCCGGGTCGCCGCGCTCTCGGCGCGCACGGGCGCGCCCCTGTGGACGACGAACCCGCGGGCCGACGGCATGACGGGCGAGATGAACGCCAGTTCCCGGGTGACGGTCGCGGGGCGCATGGTGGTCGTGACGGCCGACGACAACACGGTGTTCGCCTTCGACGCGACGAAGCCGCCGAAGTCCGGCTGA
- a CDS encoding class I SAM-dependent methyltransferase: MTSAPSPRAHSFNAAAAQYAANRPSYPPALLDSVERLMGRRLAGARVVDVGAGTGIATALLVERGADVVAVEPGDGMAEQFRRTLAHVPVVRGDGNALPLADGIADLITYAQAWHWTDQERSVPEALRVLRPGGALALWWNTTDPDTPWLTEQSARIARHLGMDDGAGRTAERTRHSVGALTTALDFRRDQVRWSRRVPLDTHLANIGTHSAFLVMGAERTAAFLAEERAELLKVFPDAVVEERYVVDLLVAIRPSSDAAPGTGTGSAS; encoded by the coding sequence ATGACGTCCGCCCCCTCCCCCCGCGCCCACTCCTTCAACGCGGCCGCCGCCCAGTACGCGGCGAACCGCCCCTCCTACCCGCCCGCCCTCCTCGACTCCGTCGAACGCCTGATGGGGCGGCGCCTCGCGGGGGCGCGCGTCGTGGACGTCGGCGCGGGTACCGGTATCGCCACCGCCCTGCTCGTCGAGCGCGGCGCGGACGTCGTCGCGGTCGAGCCCGGAGACGGCATGGCGGAACAGTTCCGCCGCACGCTGGCGCACGTCCCCGTCGTACGCGGCGACGGCAACGCGCTGCCGCTCGCGGACGGCATCGCCGACCTGATCACGTACGCCCAGGCCTGGCACTGGACCGATCAGGAACGCTCCGTCCCCGAGGCCCTGCGCGTGCTGCGGCCCGGCGGCGCCCTCGCCCTGTGGTGGAACACCACGGACCCGGATACGCCCTGGCTCACCGAGCAGAGCGCCCGCATCGCGCGCCACCTCGGCATGGACGACGGCGCGGGGCGCACCGCCGAGCGCACCAGGCACAGCGTCGGCGCCCTGACCACCGCGCTGGACTTCCGCCGCGACCAGGTGCGCTGGAGCCGCCGCGTCCCCCTCGACACCCACCTCGCCAACATCGGCACGCACTCGGCGTTCCTGGTCATGGGCGCGGAGCGCACGGCCGCCTTCCTCGCCGAGGAGCGCGCCGAGCTCCTCAAGGTCTTTCCGGACGCGGTCGTCGAGGAGCGTTACGTCGTGGACCTGCTGGTCGCGATCCGGCCCTCATCGGACGCGGCGCCCGGTACCGGTACCGGCTCCGCTTCCTGA
- a CDS encoding ABC transporter ATP-binding protein — MMNNKSPAAPHAPHGPEAAQDAPPTPAVLAGNVTVVRGPRTVLRGLDFTVPRGQITGLLGPSGCGKSTLMRSVVGTQAKVTGRLDVLGHPAGAPALRSRIGYVTQHPSVYDDLTVRQNLDYFAAVLDPGRSAAGRRHEHVTRAIDDVDLTSHADSLAGNLSGGQRSRVSLAVALIGAPELLVLDEPTVGLDPVLRRDLWNLFHAIAADRGATLLVSSHVMDEAERCHRLLLMREGEILADDTPDALRARTRAETVEAAFLHLVDQADTRHSQH; from the coding sequence ATGATGAATAACAAGAGTCCGGCCGCCCCGCACGCTCCACACGGTCCGGAGGCCGCGCAGGACGCACCCCCGACCCCCGCCGTCCTCGCCGGGAACGTGACCGTCGTCCGAGGCCCCCGCACCGTCCTGCGCGGCCTCGACTTCACCGTCCCGCGCGGCCAGATCACCGGCCTCCTCGGCCCCTCCGGCTGCGGAAAGTCCACCCTCATGCGCTCGGTCGTCGGCACCCAGGCCAAGGTCACCGGACGCCTCGACGTCCTCGGCCACCCGGCGGGCGCCCCCGCCCTGCGCTCCCGCATCGGCTACGTCACCCAGCACCCGTCCGTCTACGACGACCTCACCGTCCGCCAGAACCTCGACTACTTCGCCGCCGTCCTCGACCCGGGCAGGAGCGCCGCCGGACGCCGCCACGAACACGTCACCCGCGCCATCGACGACGTCGACCTCACCTCGCACGCCGACTCCCTCGCGGGCAACCTCTCCGGCGGCCAGCGCAGCCGCGTCTCCCTCGCCGTGGCCCTCATCGGCGCCCCCGAACTCCTCGTCCTCGACGAACCGACCGTCGGCCTCGACCCCGTCCTCCGACGTGACCTGTGGAACCTCTTCCACGCCATCGCCGCCGACCGGGGCGCCACCCTCCTCGTCTCCTCCCACGTCATGGACGAGGCGGAGCGCTGCCACCGCCTCCTCCTCATGCGCGAGGGCGAGATCCTCGCCGACGACACCCCCGACGCACTCCGCGCCCGCACCCGCGCCGAGACGGTCGAGGCCGCCTTCCTCCACCTCGTGGACCAGGCCGACACCCGCCACAGCCAGCACTGA
- a CDS encoding ABC transporter permease produces MNAYRTFATAARVLRQLRHDPRSIALMILVPCVMLLLLRYVFDGSPATFDSIGASLLGIFPLITMFLVTSIATLRERTSGTLERLLAMPLAKGDLIAGYALAFGALAIVQSALATGLALWTLGLDVTGSAWLLLLVALLDALLGTALGLFVSAFAASEFQAVQFMPAVIFPQLLLCGLFAPRSSMQPVLEWISNVLPMSYAVDGMNEVLHHPDVTGDFVRDAVIVAACAVLVLGLGAATLRRRTA; encoded by the coding sequence ATGAACGCCTACCGCACCTTCGCCACCGCCGCCCGCGTGCTGCGCCAGCTCCGCCACGACCCGCGCTCCATCGCCCTGATGATCCTGGTCCCGTGCGTGATGCTGCTGCTCCTGCGCTACGTCTTCGACGGCAGCCCCGCGACCTTCGACTCGATCGGCGCCTCGCTGCTCGGCATCTTCCCGCTCATCACGATGTTCCTGGTCACCTCCATCGCCACCCTGCGCGAACGCACCTCGGGCACCCTCGAACGCCTCCTCGCCATGCCGCTCGCCAAGGGCGACCTCATCGCCGGATACGCCCTCGCCTTCGGCGCCCTCGCGATCGTCCAGTCGGCGCTCGCCACCGGCCTCGCCCTGTGGACCCTCGGCCTCGACGTCACCGGATCGGCCTGGCTGCTGCTCCTGGTCGCCCTGCTCGACGCCCTGCTCGGCACCGCGCTCGGCCTCTTCGTCTCGGCCTTCGCCGCCTCCGAGTTCCAGGCGGTCCAGTTCATGCCGGCGGTGATCTTCCCCCAGCTGCTGCTCTGCGGCCTGTTCGCCCCGCGCTCCAGCATGCAGCCGGTCCTGGAATGGATCTCCAACGTCCTCCCCATGTCGTACGCCGTCGACGGCATGAACGAAGTCCTCCACCACCCCGACGTCACCGGCGACTTCGTCCGCGACGCCGTCATCGTCGCCGCCTGCGCCGTCCTGGTCCTCGGCCTGGGCGCCGCCACCCTCCGCCGCCGCACCGCCTGA